A single window of Mycoplasma bradburyae DNA harbors:
- the ftsY gene encoding signal recognition particle-docking protein FtsY: MSFIKKLFSKFKKKPDTVEELTKKNQENSLFESNQEKFDDGLKKSSSSFSDIINQLSTKYVTLNEEFYEDLFDSFVQLDIGYNATKKIVDAITEEIKYQKVIDPTLIKQIIVDKLFVYYIQDSEVNIDLNYQNDRQNVFLVVGVNGVGKTTSIAKLANYYKKLNKNVLLIAADTFRAGAVEQLNIWANRLGVDIYKDETKKDPAAVIYEGLSYAKDKNYDLVICDTSGRLQNKVNLMNELKKINGVIEKFIQRKVDESLLVLDATTGQSGLMQAKVFHEVSNITGIILTKMDSSSKGGIILGIKDLFNIPVKLIGLGEKLDDLVSFDLQKYLISLTANLKLDYEKTAN; this comes from the coding sequence ATGAGTTTTATTAAAAAATTATTTAGCAAATTCAAGAAAAAACCAGACACGGTTGAAGAACTAACTAAAAAGAATCAAGAAAATTCATTATTTGAATCTAATCAAGAAAAGTTTGATGATGGCTTAAAGAAAAGTTCTAGTTCATTTTCAGACATCATCAACCAACTATCAACCAAATACGTAACTCTTAATGAAGAGTTTTACGAAGATCTATTTGATTCATTTGTGCAATTAGATATTGGTTATAATGCTACTAAAAAGATTGTGGATGCAATCACTGAAGAGATTAAATACCAAAAGGTAATTGATCCAACATTAATAAAACAAATTATTGTTGATAAATTGTTTGTATACTACATTCAAGATAGTGAAGTAAATATCGACCTAAATTATCAAAATGACCGGCAAAATGTCTTTTTAGTAGTAGGTGTAAATGGTGTTGGTAAAACCACTTCAATTGCTAAGCTTGCTAACTATTATAAGAAGTTAAATAAGAATGTTTTATTGATCGCTGCTGATACATTCAGAGCAGGTGCTGTAGAACAACTTAATATCTGAGCTAATCGATTAGGAGTTGATATCTATAAAGATGAAACCAAGAAAGATCCAGCAGCTGTTATCTATGAAGGTTTAAGCTATGCTAAAGATAAAAACTATGATTTAGTAATCTGTGATACCTCTGGTAGATTACAAAATAAAGTTAATCTTATGAATGAATTGAAAAAGATTAACGGTGTGATTGAAAAATTCATCCAACGCAAAGTTGATGAATCACTGCTAGTATTAGATGCGACAACTGGTCAATCAGGCTTGATGCAAGCTAAAGTTTTTCATGAAGTAAGTAACATTACAGGAATTATTCTTACCAAGATGGATTCATCTTCTAAGGGTGGAATCATTTTAGGGATAAAAGATCTATTTAATATACCTGTTAAATTAATTGGATTAGGCGAAAAACTCGATGATTTAGTAAGTTTTGATTTACAAAAGTATTTAATTTCATTAACTGCTAATCTTAAGTTAGATTATGAAAAAACAGCCAATTAA
- a CDS encoding MPN555 family protein chaperone → MSSKLKLKKDIDYSTEITVSQFFIDPAMLQQQRERIKAALPKEMSDESIMQYELLQLTIKDNLFSAIMNYLADHFEFEMSEEQMKSVIEQLKLSGVNADENILKNMADKIIKKGLMFDHFAKEWNVKVTDEEVKNMLDAYYEKTNQSIHDVLNDKNKFESVRVSILEEKMVMKTISKFALRFNLQNPNYQEESSDSDKSVN, encoded by the coding sequence ATGTCATCAAAATTAAAATTAAAAAAAGATATCGATTACTCAACTGAGATTACAGTTTCGCAATTCTTTATTGATCCTGCGATGTTGCAACAACAAAGAGAAAGAATTAAAGCAGCATTACCTAAAGAAATGAGCGATGAATCAATCATGCAATATGAATTGTTACAATTAACAATTAAAGATAATCTGTTCTCAGCAATCATGAACTATTTAGCGGATCATTTCGAATTCGAAATGTCAGAAGAACAAATGAAATCAGTTATCGAACAACTAAAATTATCAGGTGTTAATGCTGATGAAAATATTCTGAAGAATATGGCAGATAAGATCATCAAAAAAGGCTTAATGTTCGATCATTTTGCTAAAGAATGAAATGTTAAAGTAACTGATGAAGAAGTTAAAAACATGCTGGATGCTTATTACGAAAAAACTAATCAATCAATCCACGATGTTTTGAATGACAAAAACAAATTTGAATCTGTAAGAGTTTCAATCCTTGAAGAAAAAATGGTGATGAAAACAATTAGCAAATTTGCTCTTAGATTCAATTTACAAAACCCTAATTACCAAGAAGAATCAAGTGATTCTGACAAGAGCGTTAATTAA
- a CDS encoding AAA family ATPase yields MLFLKKFHAQGFKSYADNINFSFDEHVTGIVGPNGSGKSNVVDALKWVLGERSMKNLRGKTSDDVIFFGSQEKPASKFAEVSLTFDNSQGYLHDKRKEITVTRRVYRGSGVSEYLINDEPSSLKEINDIFLDSGLTKGSLCIISQNTVSNFIEAKPEDRRQIFEDAAGIGRYAKKKQDAIKQIARTNDNLKEITTIVNELNRDLKKLGQQAEKAKLYSETKEKLKELEVTLSVNEYLISQKEIETLSEEISKIDERLAKNDPQLQINQEKLETFKKRYATADNNVQKIQDELQKIYDEIASLEKRNVFNDLQLRSDLDSNDKNKKIKALEQLLKSAEEQLKKYFNLITTWEEELKTQQIEKNDLSIQLEELKKELSAHQVKRYQANLQLQFLQNQKQQQFAQDIGVSTVLNNKDAIGGVHGIVQDFIKVDEQYEVAIATALNRAAKNIIVDSNQDAINAVNFLKANRAGKATFLPLANLKDREVKQEHLEVLNQVSGYLGVACDLVSYHDKYDPAIRALLGQIIIASDLETATKISKYTYQLYRVISLGGDIVNAGGAITGGAESKQAHTLFNVDEKIDFFKNEVSVSEKNINELGKKIEFLTADYQKKENEFTEKKNGIQRYQDLVVIEQKKIDDYKIQYEQLTDKTFDGEEVKWDDKKIKTELFSLETKKTTLVQDLKVNQEAKEMYQKQVAQLEKEVNSFHREIDDDKNDKLKHRELLTKHENIIYLSKSKINESYGMAIEFAIENYNKPLPISLSQAKNEVVKLQSTLNNLGAINMEAIEELDIKKERYEKLYSQQQELINARERINEAIIKLDEKAIQEFDQLINDLNKELPKTFYYLFGGGNCEIRYSNIEDKLTSGIEVFASPPGKNIGNLNLLSGGEKALVALSVLFSILKVSSFPLVVLDEAESALDLANVERFANIIKNSSDQTQFLIITHREGTMVKCDKLIGATMQTKGVTKMLSVSLHQAKDLAEEVEGD; encoded by the coding sequence ATGTTATTTCTAAAAAAATTCCATGCCCAAGGATTCAAGTCCTATGCGGATAATATAAACTTCTCGTTCGACGAACACGTAACAGGTATAGTAGGACCTAATGGTTCAGGTAAATCGAACGTTGTAGACGCCTTAAAATGAGTTTTAGGGGAACGTTCTATGAAAAACTTAAGAGGGAAAACTAGTGATGACGTTATTTTCTTTGGTTCTCAAGAAAAACCAGCATCTAAGTTTGCAGAAGTAAGTTTAACATTTGATAACTCTCAAGGTTATTTACATGATAAAAGAAAAGAGATAACTGTTACTAGACGTGTTTATCGTGGTAGCGGTGTATCTGAATACTTAATTAATGATGAACCATCTTCATTAAAAGAAATTAATGATATATTCTTGGATTCAGGACTTACTAAAGGTTCATTATGTATTATTTCGCAAAACACGGTATCAAACTTTATTGAAGCTAAGCCAGAAGACCGTAGACAGATCTTTGAAGATGCTGCTGGTATTGGTAGATATGCTAAGAAGAAACAAGATGCTATTAAACAGATTGCTAGAACTAACGATAACCTAAAAGAAATAACGACTATTGTTAATGAACTTAATAGAGATCTTAAAAAATTAGGTCAACAAGCTGAAAAAGCTAAACTTTATAGCGAAACCAAAGAAAAGCTTAAAGAATTAGAAGTAACCTTATCAGTTAATGAATATTTAATATCTCAAAAAGAAATTGAAACATTATCTGAAGAAATTTCTAAGATTGACGAGCGTTTAGCTAAAAACGATCCACAATTACAAATCAATCAAGAAAAGTTAGAAACGTTTAAAAAGCGTTATGCTACTGCTGATAACAATGTTCAAAAGATTCAAGATGAATTACAAAAGATCTATGATGAAATCGCATCATTAGAAAAACGTAATGTATTTAATGATTTACAACTAAGATCAGATCTAGATTCTAACGATAAAAATAAGAAAATTAAGGCATTAGAACAACTATTAAAATCAGCAGAAGAACAATTAAAGAAATACTTTAATTTAATAACTACCTGAGAAGAAGAATTAAAAACGCAACAAATCGAAAAAAACGATTTATCAATTCAATTAGAAGAACTTAAAAAAGAATTATCTGCTCATCAAGTTAAACGTTACCAAGCGAATTTACAATTACAGTTTTTACAAAATCAAAAACAACAACAATTTGCTCAAGACATCGGGGTAAGTACAGTATTAAACAACAAAGACGCTATTGGTGGTGTGCATGGGATTGTTCAAGATTTTATTAAAGTTGATGAACAATACGAAGTGGCGATAGCTACTGCGCTTAATAGAGCGGCTAAAAATATTATTGTTGATAGTAACCAAGACGCTATTAATGCTGTTAATTTCTTAAAAGCGAACAGAGCTGGTAAAGCTACATTCTTACCATTAGCTAACTTAAAAGATCGCGAAGTTAAGCAAGAACACCTTGAAGTATTAAATCAAGTTAGTGGTTATTTAGGTGTTGCTTGTGATCTAGTTAGTTATCACGACAAATACGACCCAGCAATCAGAGCATTATTAGGACAAATAATTATTGCATCAGATTTAGAAACGGCTACTAAAATTTCTAAATATACTTACCAACTTTATCGTGTTATCTCATTAGGTGGTGATATCGTTAACGCAGGTGGTGCGATTACTGGTGGTGCTGAGTCTAAACAAGCTCATACATTATTTAATGTTGATGAGAAAATTGACTTCTTTAAAAACGAAGTTTCTGTATCTGAAAAAAACATTAATGAATTAGGTAAAAAGATTGAGTTTTTAACTGCTGATTACCAAAAGAAAGAAAACGAATTTACCGAGAAAAAGAACGGAATTCAACGTTATCAAGACCTTGTTGTTATTGAACAAAAAAAGATCGATGATTACAAGATTCAATACGAACAATTAACTGATAAAACTTTTGACGGTGAAGAAGTTAAATGGGATGATAAAAAAATCAAGACCGAGTTATTTAGTTTAGAAACTAAGAAGACAACTTTAGTTCAAGATTTAAAAGTTAATCAAGAAGCTAAAGAAATGTATCAAAAACAAGTTGCTCAACTTGAAAAAGAAGTTAATTCATTCCATAGAGAAATTGATGATGATAAGAATGATAAACTAAAACACCGTGAATTATTAACTAAACACGAAAATATCATTTATTTATCTAAATCAAAGATTAATGAATCATATGGAATGGCAATTGAGTTTGCAATTGAAAACTATAACAAACCATTACCTATTTCATTGTCTCAAGCAAAAAACGAAGTAGTTAAGCTTCAAAGCACCTTAAATAATCTAGGTGCTATTAATATGGAAGCTATTGAAGAATTAGATATCAAGAAAGAACGATATGAAAAACTTTATAGCCAACAACAAGAATTAATTAATGCTCGAGAAAGAATTAATGAAGCGATCATCAAACTTGATGAAAAAGCAATTCAAGAATTTGATCAATTAATTAATGATTTGAATAAAGAATTACCTAAGACTTTCTATTACTTATTTGGTGGTGGTAACTGTGAAATTCGTTATTCAAATATTGAAGATAAATTAACTAGTGGTATTGAAGTATTTGCTTCGCCTCCTGGAAAAAATATTGGTAACCTAAATTTACTATCTGGTGGTGAAAAAGCATTAGTTGCGTTATCAGTTCTATTTAGTATTCTTAAAGTTTCTTCTTTCCCATTAGTAGTTCTAGATGAAGCTGAAAGTGCGTTAGATTTAGCTAACGTTGAACGTTTTGCTAACATCATTAAGAATTCATCTGATCAAACACAATTCTTAATCATTACTCACCGTGAAGGGACGATGGTTAAATGTGATAAATTAATTGGTGCTACGATGCAAACTAAAGGTGTTACCAAAATGTTATCAGTATCTTTACATCAAGCTAAAGATCTTGCTGAAGAAGTTGAGGGTGATTAA
- a CDS encoding DNA-binding protein, giving the protein MKKQPINFEEWNLLNELFSCYQKLLSEKITIYLEEFLVNNLSYNEIATTYNVSKYAVYDQIQKGIEQLKEYEKLLLLNQLSKQRIELYQSIVDNELKAKLLKLENK; this is encoded by the coding sequence ATGAAAAAACAGCCAATTAATTTTGAAGAATGAAACTTATTAAATGAGTTATTTAGTTGTTATCAAAAACTTTTATCTGAAAAGATCACAATATACTTAGAAGAGTTTTTAGTCAACAATCTTTCATACAATGAAATTGCGACAACATACAATGTTTCCAAGTATGCTGTATATGATCAGATTCAAAAAGGAATTGAACAATTAAAAGAATATGAAAAACTTTTATTGTTAAACCAATTATCAAAACAAAGAATTGAGCTTTATCAATCAATTGTAGATAATGAATTGAAAGCTAAGTTACTTAAGCTAGAAAACAAATAA
- the truA gene encoding tRNA pseudouridine(38-40) synthase TruA: MNITYHGTKFHGYAIQKDYVSVQSKLQDALEWIYEQKINVNASGRTDKGVHAINQYISFYIDDRISLEKLREILNRYGLNQWYIRWIKDVDSKFHARFSAKSKTYLYLIDYCSNNPLFYDHAWIVNFKLDFDLIKKAIPILEGTHNYWSFSTADKDKGNRTVHKIDLKIENDKIYIYVTGNGFLRSMVRMIVGALYNIGIKKYDLNHLKWLLDNPKKGKAITKAPASGLYLYDVYYE; the protein is encoded by the coding sequence ATGAATATTACATACCACGGAACTAAGTTTCATGGTTATGCAATTCAAAAAGATTATGTGAGTGTTCAATCCAAACTACAAGACGCATTAGAATGAATCTATGAACAAAAGATTAATGTTAATGCAAGCGGAAGAACAGATAAAGGAGTACATGCGATCAATCAATATATTAGTTTTTATATCGATGATCGGATTAGTTTAGAAAAACTTCGCGAAATTTTAAATCGTTATGGTCTTAACCAATGATACATCAGATGGATCAAAGATGTTGATAGTAAGTTTCATGCTAGATTTAGCGCTAAATCTAAGACCTATCTTTATTTAATTGATTATTGTTCTAACAATCCCTTATTTTATGACCATGCTTGGATTGTTAATTTTAAATTGGATTTTGATCTGATTAAAAAAGCAATACCGATCCTGGAAGGAACGCATAACTATTGATCGTTTTCAACAGCTGATAAAGATAAAGGTAATCGAACAGTTCACAAGATTGATCTAAAGATTGAAAACGATAAGATCTATATTTATGTAACAGGCAATGGATTCTTAAGATCTATGGTGAGAATGATTGTGGGGGCTTTATATAATATTGGAATTAAAAAATATGATCTTAACCACCTTAAGTGGTTATTAGATAATCCTAAAAAAGGTAAAGCAATTACTAAAGCTCCAGCTAGTGGGTTATACTTATATGATGTTTATTATGAATAA
- the hemW gene encoding radical SAM family heme chaperone HemW, which yields MTRHLYIHLPLCQKICTFCDFKRELIDRYNPQKVVQDLIDEIERKQFNKEQFLSIYLGGGTPNIFSDELLDYFLSKISKYAAKTCEFTIECNPDLITKSQAKIFKNNLVNRVSVGVQIINNKILKYLNRTHDINQCYDAIKNLYDVGIDNINIDLMYALPHMKKEDVLENIEFIKKTKPNHVSFYGLDLKPGAYLTKTPYEIDLDEEAMQLRLMKAELNKLKYKRYEVANWSRLKKYRSVHNLAYWLTKDYAAIGWGAHGFENRTTYYYDGKIDNWEIKSNLLTDDQFYQRVLMMGLRLKDGIDITKEPFKTAYEKYKDKLKYVSIKNNYLKADNIDLLNVSIIDIFN from the coding sequence ATGACTAGACACTTATATATTCATCTCCCATTATGTCAAAAAATATGTACTTTTTGTGACTTTAAAAGAGAATTAATTGATCGTTATAACCCACAAAAAGTAGTTCAAGATTTAATTGATGAGATAGAAAGAAAACAGTTTAATAAAGAACAGTTTTTAAGTATATATTTAGGTGGAGGAACTCCTAATATATTTAGCGATGAACTTTTAGATTATTTTTTATCAAAAATTTCAAAATATGCGGCAAAAACGTGTGAATTTACTATAGAATGTAATCCAGATTTAATTACAAAATCGCAAGCAAAAATATTCAAAAATAATTTAGTAAATCGAGTGTCTGTTGGTGTGCAAATAATTAACAACAAAATCCTTAAATACTTAAACAGAACACATGATATTAATCAATGTTATGACGCTATCAAAAATTTATATGATGTAGGCATTGATAATATTAATATCGATTTAATGTATGCTTTACCGCACATGAAAAAAGAAGATGTTTTAGAAAATATTGAATTCATAAAAAAAACTAAACCTAATCATGTTTCGTTTTATGGATTAGATTTAAAACCAGGTGCATATCTAACTAAGACTCCATATGAAATAGATTTAGATGAAGAAGCAATGCAATTAAGATTAATGAAAGCAGAGCTTAATAAACTGAAATACAAACGTTATGAAGTGGCTAATTGATCACGTCTAAAAAAATATAGATCTGTACATAATTTAGCTTATTGATTAACTAAAGATTACGCCGCTATTGGATGAGGGGCTCATGGATTTGAAAACCGCACAACTTACTATTATGATGGCAAGATTGATAACTGAGAAATTAAATCAAATTTATTAACTGATGATCAATTTTATCAAAGGGTTTTAATGATGGGTTTAAGACTCAAAGATGGCATAGATATAACTAAAGAACCATTTAAGACTGCTTATGAAAAATACAAAGATAAACTTAAGTATGTTTCAATAAAAAACAATTATCTTAAAGCTGACAACATCGATTTATTGAATGTGTCAATCATCGATATTTTTAATTAA
- a CDS encoding DUF6856 family protein encodes MNKNKIVSKLTGLASLAFGLSFALTSCTVATSPGFFKVVSAEDVNNKVSLQSITNELKSPVQTAVYGTNLINNGDYVLTILTNTDPAQNYFIDGGDLSSGLKWEGPYARAIKKWQPPQDNPSYKDGILFLLYRDELSDQRAPSNQLNPFSKYPDKKNDDKATKEEKDRSNQYVRNDQSAKTYREIVEFLVKTYPEQTSGWLNRVDGTTKIMNIAFTNDGSGKITPHFYMGSSAPANKSFVLQSSTIQNHKLVNQDLTIDDSFSSFLTGVYTRS; translated from the coding sequence ATGAATAAAAACAAAATTGTTTCAAAACTTACAGGGCTAGCTTCTCTAGCTTTTGGTTTGAGTTTTGCTTTAACAAGTTGTACAGTAGCTACTAGTCCAGGGTTTTTTAAAGTTGTTTCAGCTGAAGATGTTAATAATAAAGTATCTTTACAAAGTATAACTAACGAATTAAAATCTCCAGTTCAAACAGCTGTTTATGGTACTAACCTAATTAATAACGGTGATTACGTATTAACAATTTTAACTAACACCGATCCAGCTCAAAACTACTTCATTGATGGTGGTGATTTAAGTAGTGGTTTAAAATGAGAAGGTCCTTATGCTAGAGCTATTAAAAAATGACAACCACCTCAAGATAACCCTAGTTACAAAGATGGGATTCTTTTCTTATTATATAGAGATGAACTTTCTGATCAAAGAGCTCCATCTAACCAATTAAATCCGTTTTCTAAATACCCTGATAAGAAAAACGATGATAAAGCTACTAAAGAAGAAAAAGATCGTTCTAATCAATATGTAAGAAACGATCAATCAGCTAAAACATATAGAGAAATTGTTGAGTTCTTAGTTAAAACATATCCAGAACAAACAAGTGGCTGATTAAATCGTGTTGATGGAACAACAAAAATAATGAACATCGCATTCACTAATGATGGTAGCGGTAAAATTACGCCTCACTTTTATATGGGTTCATCAGCTCCAGCTAACAAATCATTTGTTTTACAATCATCAACTATTCAAAACCATAAATTAGTTAATCAAGATTTAACTATTGATGATAGCTTCTCAAGCTTCCTAACTGGTGTTTATACAAGATCTTAA
- a CDS encoding tRNA (adenosine(37)-N6)-dimethylallyltransferase yields MIHSKRLILVIGPTGTKKSYLANKLAIKLNLPIISADAFQVYKELNAGVNKPSEKILSEINYHLVSEISIFDDWSIAHFNKKAKAILEQSPDWTIVCGGSHLYINSLINDYQLDNEELDIELFNNLEKLENTELFNQLINYDKEEANKIGINNRKRLLRALYLFKKRGKKSKNDTKKYDYIVVKCMSDKDQLFAYLSDRLDEMINDLNWIKEIEYLDKIIEAKKLDKQPIAMKALGYPEIYHSWKNNLPINKEEINKKLKKLVKHQLTWTRNKFNEGLKEFSFNFFKDDPDKLCNEIISYIKNND; encoded by the coding sequence ATGATTCATTCAAAAAGATTAATTTTAGTCATTGGTCCAACTGGAACTAAGAAATCATATTTAGCGAATAAATTAGCTATTAAATTAAACCTACCGATCATCTCAGCAGACGCTTTTCAAGTGTATAAAGAGCTAAATGCTGGTGTTAATAAACCATCAGAAAAAATATTATCAGAAATTAACTATCACCTTGTTTCTGAAATCTCAATTTTTGATGACTGATCAATAGCTCATTTCAATAAAAAAGCTAAAGCGATTTTAGAACAATCACCTGATTGAACTATTGTATGTGGAGGAAGTCATCTCTATATAAATAGTTTAATTAACGATTACCAGTTAGATAATGAAGAACTTGATATCGAACTATTTAACAATCTAGAAAAACTAGAAAATACCGAGCTATTTAATCAGTTAATTAATTACGATAAAGAAGAAGCTAATAAGATTGGAATTAACAACAGAAAACGATTATTACGCGCTTTATATTTATTTAAAAAACGCGGTAAAAAGTCGAAAAATGACACTAAAAAATATGATTATATAGTTGTTAAATGTATGTCAGATAAAGATCAACTTTTTGCTTATCTAAGCGATCGATTAGATGAAATGATAAATGATCTAAATTGAATTAAAGAAATTGAATATTTAGATAAAATAATTGAAGCTAAAAAACTAGATAAACAACCAATAGCCATGAAGGCTCTAGGCTATCCAGAAATCTATCATTCTTGAAAAAATAATTTACCCATAAACAAAGAAGAAATAAATAAGAAACTTAAAAAGTTAGTTAAGCATCAACTAACCTGAACAAGAAATAAATTTAATGAAGGTTTAAAAGAATTTAGTTTCAATTTCTTTAAGGATGATCCTGATAAGCTTTGTAATGAGATAATTTCGTATATAAAAAATAATGACTAG
- a CDS encoding energy-coupling factor transporter transmembrane component T, giving the protein MKNAINGYILSNSIVHKTNPSIKLMIFIAFVIIVFLPTGLVFQLITISIISTIFMISKLPFKIYWSTLKTIIIMFLFLFLINWFTYRNPGFLNISSVSNQHNYLLIGNYEDKIVANLYDYDFFSKNQFPIFNSKTKMMISFGDVLNIVQQKRSDLTFEQVQQFFKISVPKVAGADLVQFSFNPDSLVLKPEYFFNWYALSFKTLFITLSIVLKIFMMVLLATILTSSSTSIELTFGIEQLLSPLKLLKVPVNSLAMTISISIRFVPSLLLESQRILNAQASRGIDFKNGNFIERLRSLISLIIPMVSIAFRNAGELANAMDARSYNPRFARTRYRIFKVHALDLFVYTILMIILGFFIFVASSRIFFGVFGSPEWMVIGLGANVGQFKS; this is encoded by the coding sequence ATGAAGAACGCAATTAATGGTTATATCTTAAGTAACTCGATTGTTCATAAAACTAACCCATCAATTAAATTGATGATTTTTATTGCTTTTGTGATAATCGTTTTCTTACCAACGGGATTAGTTTTTCAACTGATCACAATTTCAATAATTTCGACAATCTTTATGATTTCGAAATTACCTTTTAAAATTTACTGATCAACATTAAAAACAATAATAATAATGTTTTTATTCTTGTTTTTAATCAACTGGTTTACTTATCGTAACCCAGGGTTTTTAAATATCTCAAGTGTTTCAAATCAACATAATTACCTATTAATAGGTAATTATGAAGATAAGATTGTGGCTAATCTTTATGATTATGATTTCTTTAGCAAGAATCAATTCCCAATTTTTAACTCCAAAACTAAGATGATGATTAGTTTTGGAGATGTATTAAATATCGTTCAACAAAAAAGATCAGATTTAACATTTGAACAAGTACAACAATTTTTTAAAATATCAGTACCTAAAGTAGCGGGTGCAGACTTAGTGCAATTCAGTTTTAATCCCGATAGTTTGGTATTAAAACCAGAATATTTCTTTAATTGATACGCTTTAAGTTTTAAAACTTTATTTATTACTTTATCGATCGTATTAAAGATCTTTATGATGGTTTTATTGGCTACAATATTAACATCATCAAGTACATCAATTGAATTAACATTCGGGATTGAACAATTACTGTCACCTTTAAAGTTATTAAAAGTGCCAGTGAATTCTTTAGCAATGACGATTAGTATCTCGATTAGATTCGTGCCTTCATTGTTATTAGAATCTCAAAGAATTCTAAATGCACAAGCATCTAGAGGAATTGATTTCAAGAATGGTAATTTTATTGAACGATTGCGTTCTTTAATATCATTAATTATCCCGATGGTATCGATCGCGTTTAGAAACGCAGGTGAGTTAGCTAACGCTATGGACGCAAGAAGCTACAACCCTAGATTTGCTAGAACAAGATACCGAATCTTTAAAGTTCATGCTTTAGATCTATTTGTTTATACGATCTTAATGATTATCTTGGGATTCTTTATTTTTGTAGCTTCTTCTAGAATCTTCTTTGGAGTATTTGGATCACCTGAATGAATGGTAATTGGTTTGGGAGCAAACGTTGGGCAATTTAAATCGTAA
- a CDS encoding DUF3217 domain-containing protein: MLNTVLLQGLIESYKWSKNKTGFYVTITQKRRFGNNTFTDYYVIYANDQLGKELEKYVLNHEYLAIKGSLTTYQDKKTKIWKTQILAEKILLNYKE, encoded by the coding sequence ATGTTAAACACTGTTTTATTACAAGGTTTAATTGAAAGCTACAAATGATCCAAGAATAAAACAGGGTTTTATGTAACAATTACTCAAAAACGAAGATTTGGCAACAACACCTTTACGGATTACTATGTGATATATGCTAATGATCAATTGGGTAAGGAATTAGAAAAATACGTATTAAACCACGAATATTTAGCAATCAAAGGATCACTGACCACCTATCAAGATAAGAAGACTAAAATCTGAAAAACTCAGATTTTAGCCGAAAAAATCTTACTTAATTACAAAGAATAG